ACTTAAATAGTTTTGAAGCCTTTACGAAAGTAACCGAAAATGACGTTTTATCCATCAAAGGTATTGGACCAGCCACCATCAATAAATTACGTGTGAATGGTGTGGTCTTTTTAGGCAAATAATTCGCTCTATAATAAATAAAAAGCTGGAAAAAGTATTTTAAATACTTGTCCAGCTTTTTATATTGTTAGTCTTTCTTGTCATCTTCAGAAAAAGCTTCTTTGACACCGTCAACTGCTCCTTTGACACTGTCTGAGGCATCATTAACTTTTTCTTTTATTTTTCCGCCTGTATTTTGAGCTTTGCCTTCATTTTCTCTTCTTTTATTGCCACTAACTTTACCTGTTAGCTCTTTGGCTTTACCTTCAACTTGATCTCGTTTATCATCTTTCATATATCTATACCTCCTAATGTTTATATATTAAGTGTAATTAATTGATAGAAAGATGACAACTATTTTGCTCAAGGGTTATTTATTTTGATTGGCAATGAAGTTTTCCATGTATTTTTCCATTTGATCTTTATCACGGGCTTTTTGTGCTTGCGAAATGTTTGCTGGATTCAAAATGTAGGTCACTTGACGCTGATTGTTTTCATCCAAGGCGATGATCATTTCGCCTTCATCTTCATCTTCCGTCAGACGTTGAACCTTCACATAATGACCTTCCAAATAGGCAAACACTTCTTCAGCTACCGCTTCACGTAAAACGCGGTACATTTCCGCTTGTTGTGCAGGAATCATATAAGCATCAATTTTTACAAATTCTTCTTTTTCGCGGCGACTATTTGTTTGTTTTTTGGCCATAACATCACTTTCCTATCCATCACTAAATATGGTGAATTCTATATTCCTCCATAAAATCTAAGTTTCCTTCTATTATATAGCGTTCTAATGTGGTTAGCACTGCTTGGTCTTCATTAGATCCAACTTGAAAACGACAGCTATCAGCTAAATCATGATCAGCATTTTCCATCGCCACACTATATAAGACTTCCTTCATCATACTTTCGTCATTTAAACTATCCCCAAAGGCCATCGATGCTTCAGGTGAAATCCCTAACAGCTCTTGTAAATATTTCACAGCCGAACCTTTTCCACCTTCAGCCGTATAAATATCAATCCAACCATCACCACTGGTTACAGCATTGACAGCTTCAAAACGTTCATTCAGGATGCGGGCTAAAACTTTATTTTTCTCTAATGAATGATCACTCATGACAGCGATTTTTGTGATTAAGTGTCCATTATCAATTTCATCGA
This window of the Fundicoccus culcitae genome carries:
- a CDS encoding CsbD family protein yields the protein MKDDKRDQVEGKAKELTGKVSGNKRRENEGKAQNTGGKIKEKVNDASDSVKGAVDGVKEAFSEDDKKD
- a CDS encoding HAD family hydrolase gives rise to the protein MTLKLIMIDLDETLLRKNKTYDEERFNRISEQLIQAGVTMCIATGNSYHKVVEYVDVEHHKNMYYATDNGNYLVHGGQITRAIGITPDLLREIATFIDEFEGFYIQISLGNQSYMRKVDSAGYERIRRYNNKLEMIDSFDEIDNGHLITKIAVMSDHSLEKNKVLARILNERFEAVNAVTSGDGWIDIYTAEGGKGSAVKYLQELLGISPEASMAFGDSLNDESMMKEVLYSVAMENADHDLADSCRFQVGSNEDQAVLTTLERYIIEGNLDFMEEYRIHHI